In Halopseudomonas xinjiangensis, a single genomic region encodes these proteins:
- a CDS encoding protein adenylyltransferase SelO: MSQLRSPRFDNSYVLLPDKFYTRQAPEPVKSPGLIRVNRSLAEQLNIDAQWLESEEGVEVLAGNRLAPGSEPIATVYAAHQFGGWNPQLGDGRAVLLGEVVDQQGERYDMQLKGSGRTPYSRGGDGRAPLGPVLREYVVSEAMAVLGVPTSRALAAVTTGEKVLRDRALPGGVLTRVSRSHIRIGTFQYFAARDDGDAVRLLADHVMQRHYPQAATAERPYLTLLQAVIGRQAGLIAQWQQLGFIHGVMNTDNMLVSGETVDYGPCAFMDRFDPKTVFSSIDTGGRYAYANQPGIGQWNLAWLARALLPLIDADENVAVELAQKAIDDFVPRYQQAYAELMCAKLGIAQPDDEARALVDDLLERMTQAGADYTLTFRRLAELAAPNAGFESVAHIFNLPEELEPWLERWQARLAQEDTSAAQRQQQMFERNPAFIPRNHLIEEVIAAAVERNDFSPFHQLVERLALPQTYAEADARYAMPPRPEEMVLQTFCGT; the protein is encoded by the coding sequence ATGAGCCAGCTTCGCAGCCCCCGGTTCGACAATAGTTACGTGCTTCTGCCAGACAAGTTCTACACGCGACAGGCTCCCGAGCCGGTAAAGTCGCCTGGGTTGATTCGCGTGAACCGCTCCCTGGCCGAGCAGTTGAACATCGATGCGCAATGGCTGGAATCGGAGGAGGGCGTGGAGGTGCTGGCTGGTAATCGGCTTGCGCCCGGTTCCGAGCCGATCGCCACCGTCTATGCCGCCCACCAGTTCGGTGGCTGGAACCCGCAACTCGGCGATGGCCGTGCTGTGCTACTCGGCGAGGTGGTCGACCAGCAGGGCGAGCGCTACGATATGCAGCTCAAGGGCTCGGGCCGCACGCCCTATTCCCGGGGCGGCGACGGGCGCGCTCCGTTGGGGCCGGTGCTGCGCGAATACGTGGTCAGCGAAGCCATGGCCGTGCTCGGCGTGCCGACTTCCCGCGCATTGGCAGCGGTGACAACGGGGGAGAAGGTCCTTCGCGACCGCGCTTTGCCGGGCGGCGTGCTCACCCGTGTATCGCGCAGCCACATCCGCATCGGTACCTTCCAGTACTTCGCTGCGCGCGATGACGGCGATGCCGTTCGGCTGTTGGCCGACCATGTCATGCAGCGGCATTACCCCCAGGCGGCGACTGCCGAGCGACCCTATCTCACCCTGCTGCAGGCCGTCATTGGTCGCCAGGCCGGGTTGATCGCCCAGTGGCAGCAGCTCGGTTTCATCCATGGTGTGATGAACACCGACAACATGCTCGTATCCGGCGAGACCGTCGATTACGGCCCCTGTGCTTTCATGGACAGGTTCGACCCGAAAACCGTGTTCAGCTCGATCGACACTGGCGGCCGCTACGCCTATGCCAATCAGCCGGGCATCGGCCAATGGAATCTCGCCTGGCTGGCACGTGCATTGTTGCCGTTGATTGATGCCGACGAGAATGTCGCGGTGGAACTGGCGCAAAAGGCAATCGATGACTTCGTACCCCGTTACCAACAGGCGTACGCGGAGCTGATGTGCGCCAAGCTGGGCATCGCTCAACCTGATGACGAGGCGCGAGCACTCGTTGACGATCTGCTCGAACGCATGACCCAGGCTGGCGCGGACTATACGTTGACCTTCCGGCGTTTGGCCGAGCTCGCCGCGCCCAATGCCGGCTTCGAGAGCGTGGCGCACATTTTCAACTTGCCCGAGGAGTTGGAGCCCTGGCTGGAGAGATGGCAAGCGCGTCTCGCCCAGGAAGATACCTCAGCTGCCCAGCGGCAACAGCAGATGTTCGAGCGCAATCCGGCTTTTATCCCGCGCAACCATCTGATCGAGGAAGTGATCGCGGCTGCGGTCGAACGCAACGACTTCTCGCCATTTCACCAGCTCGTCGAGCGATTGGCACTACCGCAGACCTACGCTGAAGCTGACGCGCGTTACGCCATGCCGCCGCGGCCGGAAGAGATGGTGTTGCAGACGTTCTGTGGCACCTGA
- a CDS encoding DUF305 domain-containing protein: protein MHMSYWRFGAMIATSTIVMFGLMYLNTYALEHVMWSETRGWMALLMGAVMAVIMLSFMLNMYANKAVNIAIYAGAVLVFAVSLWLVRSQTTVGEVEYMKAMIPHHSIAIMTSERANIEDPRVRKLADEIIEAQRREIAEMKYLIEALEEAK from the coding sequence ATGCATATGTCGTATTGGCGGTTCGGCGCAATGATCGCCACCTCGACCATCGTCATGTTCGGCCTGATGTATCTGAACACCTATGCGCTCGAACATGTAATGTGGAGCGAGACGCGGGGTTGGATGGCGCTGCTCATGGGCGCTGTGATGGCTGTCATCATGCTCAGCTTCATGCTGAATATGTATGCCAACAAGGCAGTCAATATCGCCATCTACGCTGGGGCGGTCCTCGTCTTTGCCGTGTCGCTGTGGCTGGTACGCAGCCAGACGACCGTGGGAGAAGTCGAGTACATGAAGGCGATGATCCCGCACCACTCGATCGCCATCATGACCAGCGAACGCGCGAATATTGAAGATCCCCGGGTACGCAAGCTGGCTGATGAGATCATCGAGGCGCAGCGGCGAGAGATAGCCGAAATGAAATATCTGATCGAAGCGCTGGAGGAAGCGAAATGA
- a CDS encoding DMT family transporter has product MKTWLFLLAAIIAEVIATSALKASDGFTRTGPLVIVAIGYAIAFYFLALTLRTIPVGVAYAIWSGLGVVLITLAAWLVYGQKLDAPAIVGMAMIVGGVVVMNVFSKTAVH; this is encoded by the coding sequence ATGAAAACCTGGTTATTCCTCCTCGCGGCCATCATCGCGGAGGTCATCGCTACCTCGGCGCTGAAAGCCAGCGACGGTTTTACCCGCACGGGCCCCCTGGTGATCGTCGCGATCGGCTACGCCATCGCCTTCTATTTCCTGGCGCTGACGCTGCGCACCATACCGGTTGGGGTTGCGTATGCCATCTGGTCAGGGCTTGGCGTGGTGTTGATCACGCTCGCCGCCTGGCTGGTTTACGGGCAAAAGCTGGACGCACCGGCGATCGTCGGGATGGCGATGATTGTCGGCGGTGTCGTAGTGATGAATGTGTTTTCAAAGACCGCCGTGCATTGA
- a CDS encoding choline transporter — protein sequence MTLWLSIGMLFVFGVIALILAKWWNLRCIGVTPVHTLTFVAILFTSGLDVGLIMFPLTEFAGYANTAESPEYGFANPLAIEFGFWGFLIWGFYFLTCFYFCVIEPQVKFFEIKLVKFVNNAVIIGTCAFTAYLLLVNLPWYLPQLGDGETVLPVFYLIVMAAIAAAVYSSSDIRYVRILSLSSSGFFLLLIAIMWARAFLTDRGDISDFTSGTGLIGEYFTNLHHFMLPINEYHEFYMFWWFAWSIMIGQFTARFVGGLRTWQLLLAMLFFPSVAIGVWFVILYHYHQEGLMIASWVSLAMISVGVLMVINSLDSLIRLYSENLNLTARRVGRARYYLGNFVLMCALTILFQLDFLEIEWVGALVIAIYFACFGYILLKKRKEVMAIKASPKENELDFHKIEMAH from the coding sequence ATGACACTCTGGCTTTCGATAGGGATGCTATTCGTCTTCGGCGTGATCGCGTTGATTCTGGCCAAGTGGTGGAACCTGCGCTGTATCGGCGTGACGCCGGTGCATACGCTGACGTTCGTCGCGATTCTTTTCACATCAGGTCTGGATGTGGGGCTGATCATGTTCCCGCTGACCGAATTTGCCGGCTACGCCAATACGGCCGAGAGCCCCGAGTACGGTTTCGCCAACCCCTTGGCCATCGAGTTCGGTTTCTGGGGCTTTCTCATATGGGGGTTCTACTTCCTGACCTGCTTCTACTTCTGCGTCATCGAGCCGCAGGTGAAGTTCTTTGAAATCAAGCTGGTGAAGTTCGTCAATAACGCAGTGATCATCGGCACCTGCGCATTCACGGCCTACCTCCTCCTGGTGAATCTGCCCTGGTACCTGCCGCAGCTCGGCGATGGCGAAACGGTGCTGCCGGTGTTCTACCTGATCGTCATGGCGGCTATCGCAGCGGCGGTCTACTCAAGTAGCGACATCAGGTACGTACGCATCCTCAGCCTGAGCTCGTCGGGCTTCTTTCTGCTGTTGATTGCGATTATGTGGGCGCGAGCGTTCCTGACCGATCGCGGCGACATCAGCGACTTCACCAGTGGCACCGGCTTGATTGGTGAATACTTCACTAACCTGCACCACTTCATGTTGCCGATCAACGAGTACCACGAGTTCTATATGTTCTGGTGGTTTGCCTGGAGCATCATGATCGGTCAGTTCACCGCGCGCTTCGTCGGGGGGCTGCGTACCTGGCAGTTGCTGCTGGCGATGCTGTTCTTCCCCTCCGTAGCGATCGGCGTGTGGTTCGTGATTCTGTACCACTACCACCAGGAAGGACTGATGATCGCCAGTTGGGTGAGTTTGGCCATGATCAGCGTCGGTGTGCTGATGGTGATCAATTCGCTGGATTCACTGATTCGCCTGTATTCGGAAAATCTGAATCTGACCGCGCGCCGTGTGGGGCGGGCACGCTACTACCTGGGCAACTTCGTGCTCATGTGCGCGTTGACCATTCTGTTCCAGCTCGACTTTCTCGAGATCGAATGGGTGGGCGCCCTGGTCATCGCGATTTACTTCGCGTGCTTCGGCTACATTCTGCTGAAGAAGCGTAAAGAGGTCATGGCGATCAAGGCCTCGCCCAAGGAAAACGAGCTCGACTTTCACAAGATCGAGATGGCGCACTAG
- the betA gene encoding choline dehydrogenase encodes MTQTYDYIVVGAGSAGCVLANRLSEDGKCSVLLLENGGSDRSIFIQMPTALSIPMNTSKYNWQFESEPEPYLNNRRMHCPRGKVLGGSSSINGMVYVRGHAKDFDEWQEEGAEGWDYRHCLPYFKKAETWTFGSDSYRGDRGPLGVNTGNQMKNPLYRAFIDAGVQAGYPATADYNGAQQEGFGPMQMTIKNGVRWSTSNAYLRPVRSRSNLTVVTHALVHRVVLEGKRAVGVQYERKGEVLTVRADREVVLSAGSIGSPHLLQLSGIGRRDVLEKAGIEVLHELPGVGENLQDHLEFYFQFRCLKPVSLNRKLGWASRLQIGAQWFFLKKGLGATNHFESCGFIRSKAGVEWPDIQYHFLPAAMRYDGKEAFAGDGFQLHVGHNKPKSRGHVHVRSGDPRQHPEILFNYLKEEADREAFRDCVRLSREIIHQQAMDEYRGAEIQPGVEVDTDEEIDAFVRGAVESAYHPSCSCKMGTDEMAVVDPQTRVHGIQSLRVVDSSIFPTIPNGNLNAPTIMVAERAADIIRGFEPLAPSNAPVSMDEQWQARQRPREAARALA; translated from the coding sequence ATGACCCAGACATACGATTACATCGTCGTTGGTGCCGGTTCGGCCGGCTGCGTACTCGCCAATCGCCTGAGCGAAGACGGCAAGTGCAGCGTACTGCTGCTGGAAAACGGCGGCAGCGATCGCAGCATCTTCATCCAGATGCCGACCGCGCTGTCGATTCCCATGAACACCAGTAAATACAACTGGCAGTTCGAGAGCGAGCCGGAGCCGTACCTGAACAACCGCCGGATGCATTGCCCGCGGGGCAAGGTGCTGGGTGGTTCGTCCTCGATCAACGGTATGGTCTACGTACGTGGCCATGCAAAAGACTTTGACGAGTGGCAGGAAGAGGGCGCCGAAGGCTGGGACTACCGGCACTGTCTGCCGTATTTCAAGAAGGCGGAGACCTGGACCTTCGGCTCCGACAGCTACCGTGGCGATCGTGGACCGCTTGGCGTCAACACCGGCAATCAGATGAAGAACCCGCTGTATCGCGCATTCATCGACGCCGGCGTGCAGGCCGGTTACCCGGCCACGGCAGACTACAACGGCGCGCAGCAGGAAGGCTTCGGTCCGATGCAGATGACCATCAAGAACGGCGTCCGGTGGTCCACCTCGAATGCATACCTGCGCCCGGTGCGCAGTCGCTCCAACCTGACCGTGGTGACCCATGCGCTGGTCCATCGCGTGGTGCTGGAAGGCAAGCGCGCCGTGGGCGTGCAGTACGAACGCAAGGGCGAAGTCTTGACCGTGCGCGCCGACCGCGAAGTGGTGCTGTCAGCCGGTTCGATCGGCTCGCCGCATCTGCTGCAGCTGTCCGGCATCGGTCGTCGCGATGTACTGGAAAAGGCCGGCATCGAGGTGCTGCACGAGCTGCCGGGGGTAGGCGAAAACCTGCAAGACCACCTGGAGTTCTACTTCCAGTTTCGCTGCCTGAAACCGGTCTCGCTGAACCGCAAGCTGGGCTGGGCGAGCCGGCTCCAGATCGGCGCGCAGTGGTTCTTCCTGAAGAAGGGCCTGGGCGCGACCAACCATTTCGAGTCGTGCGGCTTTATCCGCTCGAAGGCAGGTGTGGAATGGCCGGATATCCAGTACCACTTCCTGCCCGCGGCCATGCGTTATGACGGCAAGGAAGCCTTCGCTGGCGACGGCTTTCAGCTGCACGTCGGCCATAACAAGCCGAAGAGTCGTGGCCACGTGCACGTACGGTCGGGCGACCCGCGTCAGCACCCGGAGATCCTCTTCAACTATTTGAAGGAAGAGGCGGACCGGGAAGCTTTCCGCGACTGCGTACGGCTTTCCCGCGAGATCATTCATCAGCAGGCTATGGATGAGTATCGTGGCGCGGAGATCCAGCCAGGCGTGGAAGTGGATACAGACGAAGAGATCGATGCCTTCGTACGCGGCGCGGTGGAGAGCGCCTACCACCCGTCTTGCTCCTGCAAGATGGGCACCGATGAGATGGCCGTGGTCGATCCGCAGACGCGGGTCCATGGTATCCAGAGTTTGCGTGTAGTGGATTCGTCGATCTTCCCGACCATACCCAACGGCAACCTGAACGCGCCGACCATCATGGTGGCCGAGCGCGCTGCAGACATCATTCGGGGCTTCGAGCCCCTGGCTCCATCGAACGCGCCGGTGTCGATGGATGAACAGTGGCAAGCACGCCAGCGCCCGCGGGAAGCGGCGCGGGCTCTTGCCTGA
- the betB gene encoding betaine-aldehyde dehydrogenase has translation MPRYQNFVNGQYLANQSGETFEVVNPATGQAIYEMEVADESVQQAAIDSAREGFATWSAMSGVQRGRILLRAVALLRARNDELATVEIRDTGKAWQEAVAVDVVTGADSIEFFAGLAASIEGNQQDLGGDFYYTRREPLGICAGIGAWNYPLQIACWKSAPALATGNSMIFKPSEETPLGALKLAEIYAEAGVPGGVFNVVQGDGRIGAWLTHHPDIAKVSFTGEVGTGRKVMAAAASTLKEVTMELGGKSPLIVFDDADIDNAVSAAMLGNFYTQGEICTNGTRVFIHEAVYDTFMQRLLERTRNNIRMGDPLDEDTNFGALISARHRDLVLGYIEKGIAEGATLACGGKAAQPAGAEGGFFVEPTIFTDCTDEMSIVREEIFGPVMSVLTFRDEDEVVRRANDTETGLAAGVFTNDIRRAHRVIHRMQAGICWINAYGASPAEMPVGGYKLSGIGRENGRVTLDQYTQLKSVYVGMADLESPF, from the coding sequence CTGCCCCGTTACCAGAATTTCGTGAACGGCCAATACCTGGCCAACCAGAGCGGCGAGACGTTCGAAGTAGTCAATCCGGCGACCGGCCAGGCGATCTACGAGATGGAAGTTGCCGATGAATCCGTGCAGCAGGCTGCGATCGACAGCGCTCGAGAGGGCTTTGCCACATGGTCCGCCATGAGCGGTGTGCAGCGCGGGCGCATCCTGCTACGCGCCGTCGCGCTGTTGCGGGCACGCAATGATGAGCTGGCCACGGTAGAAATACGCGACACTGGCAAGGCCTGGCAGGAAGCGGTCGCCGTTGACGTGGTTACCGGCGCGGACAGCATCGAGTTCTTCGCTGGCCTGGCTGCGTCGATCGAAGGCAACCAGCAGGACCTGGGGGGTGATTTCTATTACACCCGCCGCGAGCCGCTGGGTATCTGCGCCGGCATTGGCGCGTGGAACTATCCGCTGCAGATCGCCTGCTGGAAGTCCGCGCCTGCGCTGGCCACCGGCAATAGCATGATTTTCAAGCCATCCGAGGAGACGCCGCTGGGCGCGCTGAAGCTCGCGGAAATCTACGCCGAGGCAGGCGTTCCAGGCGGCGTGTTCAACGTGGTGCAGGGCGACGGGCGCATCGGCGCCTGGCTGACGCATCACCCGGACATCGCCAAGGTCTCGTTCACCGGCGAAGTGGGCACCGGCAGGAAAGTCATGGCCGCAGCCGCCAGCACGCTGAAGGAAGTGACCATGGAGCTCGGCGGCAAGTCGCCGTTGATCGTGTTCGATGATGCGGATATCGACAACGCCGTGTCGGCAGCCATGCTCGGCAACTTCTATACCCAGGGCGAAATCTGCACCAACGGCACGCGCGTGTTCATTCATGAAGCGGTGTACGACACCTTCATGCAACGCCTGCTCGAGCGTACGCGGAACAACATCCGCATGGGTGATCCTCTGGATGAGGACACCAACTTCGGCGCGCTGATTTCCGCCAGGCATCGCGACCTGGTGCTCGGCTATATCGAGAAGGGCATCGCCGAAGGCGCGACCCTGGCCTGTGGTGGCAAGGCTGCTCAGCCGGCCGGCGCCGAAGGCGGCTTTTTCGTCGAGCCGACGATCTTTACCGATTGCACCGACGAGATGAGCATCGTTCGCGAGGAAATCTTCGGGCCAGTGATGTCGGTTCTGACCTTCCGTGACGAGGACGAAGTGGTTCGTCGCGCCAACGATACCGAAACCGGGCTGGCAGCCGGGGTGTTCACCAATGACATCCGCCGCGCCCACCGCGTGATCCACCGGATGCAGGCCGGTATCTGCTGGATCAACGCCTACGGAGCATCGCCTGCGGAAATGCCGGTCGGCGGCTACAAGCTGTCGGGCATCGGCCGCGAGAATGGACGCGTCACCCTGGACCAGTACACCCAGCTCAAGTCGGTCTACGTCGGTATGGCCGATCTGGAGAGCCCATTCTGA
- the betI gene encoding transcriptional regulator BetI — MPIVGVKDTRRQQLIQAALESIAELGLQNTTIITISRRAGMSSGIISHYFGGKQGLIEAALRYLLDQLGKDFRERIRATDGSPEQRLLCIVEANFTEFQRSELASRTWLSFWARALHEPGFKRLQQINNARLYSNLRYSFAQKLPAQEATDAALKAAAMIDGFWLRSALSPEPENSFAMGEALCKRYVIGALQQSPR; from the coding sequence ATGCCTATAGTTGGAGTGAAAGACACCCGTCGGCAGCAGCTTATTCAGGCTGCTCTCGAATCGATTGCCGAGCTGGGGCTGCAGAACACGACGATCATCACCATCAGCCGCCGGGCGGGGATGTCGTCGGGGATCATCAGCCATTATTTCGGTGGCAAGCAGGGCCTGATCGAAGCGGCGCTGCGGTATCTCCTCGATCAGCTGGGCAAGGATTTTCGGGAACGCATCCGGGCCACGGACGGTTCACCCGAGCAACGCCTGCTGTGCATCGTCGAAGCCAACTTCACGGAGTTTCAGCGTTCCGAACTGGCCAGCCGGACCTGGTTGAGCTTCTGGGCCAGGGCGTTACATGAGCCTGGCTTCAAGCGGTTGCAACAGATCAACAACGCCCGGTTGTACAGCAACCTGCGTTATTCATTCGCACAAAAACTGCCGGCTCAGGAAGCGACCGACGCGGCGCTAAAAGCGGCGGCGATGATCGACGGGTTCTGGCTGCGCAGCGCGCTTAGCCCGGAACCCGAAAACAGTTTTGCCATGGGTGAAGCACTGTGCAAGCGCTACGTAATCGGCGCGCTGCAGCAGAGCCCCCGATAA
- a CDS encoding DUF3135 domain-containing protein, whose product MARPLNALPSFDELKTMAAERPEELESLRERMTDEILRDAPEDRRRRLEGIVFKINAERRRSKNPMQACIRISQMMMDSVVELRDAVNMLGAQPVRQPIRDEPAQAADVLPFRRQNGS is encoded by the coding sequence ATGGCCAGACCACTCAATGCATTACCGAGTTTCGATGAGCTGAAGACAATGGCTGCCGAGCGACCGGAAGAGCTGGAGAGCCTCAGGGAACGGATGACCGACGAGATATTGCGTGACGCACCGGAAGACCGGCGCCGTAGGCTGGAAGGGATTGTCTTTAAAATCAATGCCGAACGTCGTCGTTCCAAGAATCCGATGCAAGCTTGCATTCGCATTTCGCAGATGATGATGGATTCGGTGGTCGAGTTGCGCGATGCGGTCAACATGCTCGGCGCACAACCGGTTCGACAGCCCATTCGCGATGAACCCGCTCAGGCTGCCGACGTGCTTCCGTTCAGACGGCAGAACGGCTCGTGA
- a CDS encoding class I SAM-dependent methyltransferase, translating into MPLPSGPLPDELLRQASATTLSHYAERAEAFRDGTWNHDVSQNIDALLRHIEGPAPYQVLDFGCGPGRDLRTFSKLGHTPTGLDGCAQFVEMARQASGCEVWQQNFLDLKLPAEHFDGVFANAVLFHIPSQQILGVLRQLSSALKPGGVLFSSNPRGNDEEGWNGDRYGVYYSWETWRGLLTQAGFVELEHYYRPEGLPRDQQPWLASVWRRS; encoded by the coding sequence ATGCCCCTCCCCTCCGGACCCTTGCCTGACGAGCTTTTACGACAAGCCAGCGCCACGACCCTGTCCCACTATGCCGAGCGTGCAGAAGCCTTCCGGGACGGTACCTGGAATCATGACGTCAGCCAGAATATCGACGCGCTTCTCCGGCACATTGAGGGTCCCGCTCCGTACCAGGTACTGGACTTCGGCTGCGGACCGGGACGCGACCTGCGAACCTTCAGCAAGCTGGGCCACACGCCGACCGGCCTGGACGGATGCGCGCAATTCGTGGAGATGGCACGGCAGGCGAGTGGCTGTGAGGTGTGGCAACAGAACTTCCTCGATCTGAAGCTCCCTGCAGAGCATTTCGATGGAGTCTTTGCCAACGCGGTACTCTTTCATATTCCCAGCCAGCAGATACTCGGCGTTCTGCGACAGTTGAGCAGCGCCCTCAAGCCCGGCGGCGTACTGTTCTCATCCAACCCGCGCGGCAACGACGAGGAAGGCTGGAACGGCGATCGTTACGGGGTGTATTACAGTTGGGAAACCTGGCGAGGCTTGCTGACGCAAGCGGGCTTCGTCGAGCTTGAGCATTATTACCGTCCAGAAGGACTGCCCCGCGACCAGCAACCCTGGCTGGCCAGCGTCTGGCGACGTTCGTAA
- a CDS encoding flavin reductase family protein — protein sequence MSEEMYYYEPAGGHGLPHDPFNAIVGPRPIGWISSQNASGQLNLAPYSFFNAFNYVPPIIGFSTLGRKDSLVNIEETGEFAWNLVTRELAEAMNETCASVGPEVNEFELGGLTPAPSSVIKPPRVKEARVSFECKATQIVQLQRADRQPVPTWMVFGEVVAVHIDRTLLKDGIYDTAAANPVLRGGGTADYFLLGADSLFRMKRPR from the coding sequence ATGTCCGAAGAAATGTACTACTACGAACCAGCCGGTGGTCATGGCTTACCGCACGACCCTTTCAATGCGATCGTCGGCCCGCGGCCAATCGGCTGGATCTCCTCACAAAACGCATCAGGGCAACTCAACCTTGCTCCGTACAGCTTCTTCAATGCATTCAATTACGTGCCGCCGATCATAGGATTCTCGACGCTGGGCCGCAAGGACAGCCTGGTCAACATCGAGGAGACCGGCGAGTTCGCCTGGAATCTGGTGACACGGGAGCTCGCCGAGGCGATGAACGAGACCTGCGCGAGCGTTGGTCCAGAGGTAAACGAGTTCGAACTCGGAGGCCTGACACCGGCGCCCTCCAGCGTGATCAAACCCCCACGGGTAAAAGAGGCGCGGGTGTCTTTCGAATGCAAGGCAACGCAGATCGTTCAGCTGCAGCGTGCCGACCGGCAGCCTGTGCCGACCTGGATGGTGTTTGGCGAGGTCGTCGCGGTGCATATTGATCGAACGCTATTGAAAGACGGTATTTACGATACGGCAGCAGCCAATCCGGTTCTGCGCGGCGGCGGCACCGCCGACTACTTCCTGTTGGGGGCCGATTCGCTGTTTCGCATGAAGCGCCCGCGCTGA
- a CDS encoding acetoacetate decarboxylase family protein translates to MSYQDPAAVAAADIPPAPWHLSGSACASLWRMPTSQIPAAPQGMQYASVAGNSLVLTVWAAYTGGTAIYDELAVVVPVRGQGMLAMTGTVAAIWVDDPIACAGGRQLWNIPKQMAEFETVGTAHRGTFAGEMLLDGQQVASMTFEPKLELPGRPGIGGFVVQPGDHGPVRTRSRARGKTMTGSAKWDFAPAGPLGFLVGRRPLVSARVWELQASFGT, encoded by the coding sequence ATGTCCTATCAAGACCCTGCCGCGGTTGCCGCTGCGGACATTCCGCCCGCGCCCTGGCACCTGAGCGGATCGGCCTGCGCCTCGTTGTGGCGAATGCCCACTTCGCAGATACCCGCCGCCCCGCAAGGGATGCAGTATGCAAGCGTGGCTGGAAACTCGCTGGTCTTGACCGTCTGGGCGGCCTATACCGGCGGCACTGCCATTTACGACGAACTGGCCGTAGTCGTACCGGTACGCGGCCAGGGCATGCTGGCGATGACCGGGACCGTAGCCGCTATCTGGGTGGACGACCCAATCGCTTGTGCTGGCGGCCGCCAGCTGTGGAACATCCCCAAGCAAATGGCGGAATTCGAAACGGTGGGCACAGCGCATCGGGGGACATTCGCCGGTGAGATGCTGCTCGACGGCCAACAGGTCGCAAGCATGACGTTCGAGCCGAAGTTGGAGCTGCCGGGGCGACCCGGGATAGGTGGATTCGTTGTACAGCCAGGCGATCACGGACCTGTGCGAACCCGCAGCCGGGCGCGCGGCAAGACCATGACCGGTTCGGCCAAGTGGGACTTCGCTCCCGCTGGTCCCCTTGGCTTTCTGGTTGGGCGTCGCCCGCTGGTCAGCGCGCGCGTATGGGAGCTGCAAGCCTCCTTCGGCACGTGA